One segment of Panicum virgatum strain AP13 chromosome 3K, P.virgatum_v5, whole genome shotgun sequence DNA contains the following:
- the LOC120701271 gene encoding uncharacterized protein LOC120701271: MADDNLTTAAIFQWVSSSRARLLIDDDDDTTVVGHIIHEEEARRREGGRRGSVPGHIVIDREHGSGHARIMADYFVENPVYTDAQFRRRYRMRRVRQQWSTGAAFQVWYSRAD, translated from the exons ATGGCGGATGACAACCTCACCACCGCCGCGATCTTCCAGTGGGTGAGTAGTAGTAGAGCTAGGCTACTGatcgacgatgatgacgacacCACCGTCGTCGGTCACATCATCCACGAAGAAGAAGCAAGGCGCCGGGAAGGCGGGAGGCGTGGTTCCGTTCCCGGTCACATCGTGATCGACCGGGAACATGGTTCTGGGCATGCAAGGATCATGGCGGACTACTTTGTAGAGAACCCGGTGTACACTGATGCTCAATTCCGCCGCCG GTACCGAATGAGG CGTGTACGACAGCAATGGTCCACCGGTGCAGCCTTTCAGGTCTGGTACTCGCGAGCAGACTGA
- the LOC120700663 gene encoding uncharacterized protein LOC120700663, whose amino-acid sequence MWRELGVPGRASRCNLPLSRAGSEPVDSRGGGGEVWGAGRLASPREVGSAKLEAGSEVGEVVAVDLVGGCGGRSGEVAGVEGRPSGGKSRSSSHAGSRSGNRGKKRSGGIRRRSQSSSPKPPPKKARSARAMDGGWDFQTGLPDLSGPSNTPYQDMLNINFEAPGAAAGSPAFQPGSSQGGSGKARKKIVSRPKQNNFSIEEDKNLVSSWLNVSLDAVKGAGQRKASFWKAIERNYNAHKGPIYPIRSLPSLEGRWSDIKEQANKFESHYNNVLNERRSGYSDMDKIAAAIELYNSLEDRPFSTIHCWEMLRNEPKWMDLNNRGKLDRGRVPEDVNAPIDLTEYGCGEAGSESQIGTSKRPPGRDISRSGKRTCSSGSPSDAGSEFSSMLSAMHIQKMDLIRTFDGSVASKMDRLVTIQEEHIELKKKKDAREQELRDERIMAIDLTTCNPGQRVLYEAMQ is encoded by the exons ATGTGGAGGGAGCTCGGCGTCCCTGGACGCGCGAGCCGTTGCAACCTCCCTCTCTCGCGCGCAGGGAGCGAGCCCGTGGactcgcgcggcggcggcggggaagtcTGGGGCGCCGGCCGTTTGGCTAGCCCACGGGAGGTAGGATCCGCGAAGCTGGAGGCGGGGAGCGAGGTGGGTGAGGTGGTGGCGGTAGATCTGGTCGGCGGGTGCGGCGGGAGGTCCGGCGAGGTGGCGGGCGTGGAGGGCCGGCCTAGCGGGGGAAAATCCAGGAGCTCGTCGCACGCGGGAAGCAGATCCGGAAACCGGGGGAAGAAGCGGAGCGGCGGCATCCGGCGGCGGTCGCAGAGCTCGTCGCCGAAGCCTCCCCCGAAGAAGGCCCGATCTGCAAG GGCCATGGATGGCGGGTGGGACTTCCAGACGGGCCTCCCGGACCTCTCTGGTCCCTCCAACACACCTTATCAAGACATGCTCAATATTAATTTTGAAGCACCGGGTGCAGCAGCTGGTAGTCCGGCCTTTCAGCCCGGTTCCAGCCAAGGTGGTTCGGGGAAGGCGCGCAAGAAAATTGTGTCCAGACCGAAGCAAAACAACTTTTCAATCGAGGAAGACAAAAACCTAGTGTCCAGCTGGCTCAATGTGAGCTTGGATGCAGTTAAAG GCGCGGGCCAGCGCAAGGCTTCATTTTGGAAGGCCATTGAACGGAACTACAATGCCCATAAAGGGCCCATCTACCCTATCCGCTCCCTTCCCAGCCTTGAGGGTCGCTGgtctgatattaaggaacaagCAAATAAGTTTGAGAGCCACTACAACAATGTCCTTAATGAGAGGCGCAGTGGCTACAGCGATATGGACAAG ATCGCAGCAGCCATTGAGTTGTACAATAGTCTCGAAGATAGGCCGTTCAGCACGATCCACTGCTGGGAGATGCTTCGCAACGAACCTAAGTGGATGGACCTAAACAACCGTGGAAAGCTGGACCGAGGTCGGGTCCCCGAAGATGTTAATGCGCCCATCGATCTCACAGAATATGGATGTGGGGAAGCCGGGAGCGAGAGTCAGATTGGTACTTCCAAGAGGCCTCCGGGGAGGGACATTTCGAGGTCAGGCAAACGGACTTGCTCCAGTGGGTCTCCTAGTGATGCAGGGTCCGAGTTCTCTTCTATGCTGTCTGCAATGCACATCCAGAAGATGGACTTGATCAGGACATTTGACGGTTCTGTGGCAAGCAAAATGGACCGGCTGGTTACCATTCAGGAAGAGCACATtgagttgaagaagaaaaaagatgcCCGGGAGCAGGAGTTACGGGACGAGCGCATCATGGCTATTGACCTGACCACTTGCAATCCCGGACAGCGTGTCCTGTACGAGGCAATGCAGTGA
- the LOC120697968 gene encoding uncharacterized protein LOC120697968 isoform X1 has protein sequence MPSLVNAFVGITCNCDDICNKLVDPTSFHCGCEFCVTSGNIGHDYRHSVLLKGLSEARNLDLISAPEMFIFKWDLRWLPIFSNLETLLLNEYFCMSDDLSALTCILEHSPLLKKLTLELFSQSYKYKVEMKGSFSLMERPATISEHLKIVEVKCQAVDDRVLKVLKFLCTFNIHFDLLLTSVRLKFSVKRLLFCIHGCYAQDSVSAQEERQEARAGRRTGARSWLARVGFICQIWFSIA, from the exons ATGCCATCATTAGTGAATGCATTTGTCGGAATAACCTGCAACTGTGATGATATCTGCAATAAACTAGTGGATCCAACCAGCTTCCACTGTGGTTGTGAGTTCTGTGTTACTTCTGGGAACATTGGTCACGACTATCGTCATTCTGTCCTTCTAAAAGGTTTATCAGAAGCTAGGAATTTGGATTTAATATCTGCACCCGAAATG TTCATTTTCAAATGGGATTTGAGATGGCTCCCTATCTTCAGTAATTTGGAGACTTTATTGCTGAATGAATACTTTTGTATGTCCGATGACCTCAGTGCATTAACTTGTATTCTTGAACACTCACCACTCCTGAAGAAGCTGACTCTTGAACTTTTCTCTCAG AGTTATAAGTATAAAGTGGAAATGAAAGGAAGCTTCAGTCTGATGGAGCGACCAGCTACAATTTCAGAACACCTGAAAATAGTTGAAGTCAAGTGTCAAGCTGTGGATGACAGAGTTCTGAAAGTTTTGAAGTTCCTGTGTACCTTCAACATAC ATTTTGATCTATTGCTAACAAGTGTGAGGCTGAAGTTCTCTGTGAAAAGGTTGCTCTTTTGTATACATGGTTGTTATGCTCAGGATTCCGTATCAGCACAAGAAGAAAGACAAGAAGCCCGTGCCGGACGCCGAACAGGCGCCAGATCATGGCTAGCGAGGGTAGGCTTCATTTGTCAGATTTGGTTCAGTATTGCGTAA
- the LOC120697968 gene encoding uncharacterized protein LOC120697968 isoform X4, whose translation MPSLVNAFVGITCNCDDICNKLVDPTSFHCGCEFCVTSGNIGHDYRHSVLLKGLSEARNLDLISAPEMFIFKWDLRWLPIFSNLETLLLNEYFCMSDDLSALTCILEHSPLLKKLTLELFSQSYKYKVEMKGSFSLMERPATISEHLKIVEVKCQAVDDRVLKVLKFLCTFNIHFRF comes from the exons ATGCCATCATTAGTGAATGCATTTGTCGGAATAACCTGCAACTGTGATGATATCTGCAATAAACTAGTGGATCCAACCAGCTTCCACTGTGGTTGTGAGTTCTGTGTTACTTCTGGGAACATTGGTCACGACTATCGTCATTCTGTCCTTCTAAAAGGTTTATCAGAAGCTAGGAATTTGGATTTAATATCTGCACCCGAAATG TTCATTTTCAAATGGGATTTGAGATGGCTCCCTATCTTCAGTAATTTGGAGACTTTATTGCTGAATGAATACTTTTGTATGTCCGATGACCTCAGTGCATTAACTTGTATTCTTGAACACTCACCACTCCTGAAGAAGCTGACTCTTGAACTTTTCTCTCAG AGTTATAAGTATAAAGTGGAAATGAAAGGAAGCTTCAGTCTGATGGAGCGACCAGCTACAATTTCAGAACACCTGAAAATAGTTGAAGTCAAGTGTCAAGCTGTGGATGACAGAGTTCTGAAAGTTTTGAAGTTCCTGTGTACCTTCAACATAC ATTTCAGATTTTGA
- the LOC120697968 gene encoding uncharacterized protein LOC120697968 isoform X3 codes for MPSLVNAFVGITCNCDDICNKLVDPTSFHCGCEFCVTSGNIGHDYRHSVLLKGLSEARNLDLISAPEMFIFKWDLRWLPIFSNLETLLLNEYFCMSDDLSALTCILEHSPLLKKLTLELFSQSYKYKVEMKGSFSLMERPATISEHLKIVEVKCQAVDDRVLKVLKFLCTFNIRVIVLQKKSGPIVFAPLNHRLPYTNILLI; via the exons ATGCCATCATTAGTGAATGCATTTGTCGGAATAACCTGCAACTGTGATGATATCTGCAATAAACTAGTGGATCCAACCAGCTTCCACTGTGGTTGTGAGTTCTGTGTTACTTCTGGGAACATTGGTCACGACTATCGTCATTCTGTCCTTCTAAAAGGTTTATCAGAAGCTAGGAATTTGGATTTAATATCTGCACCCGAAATG TTCATTTTCAAATGGGATTTGAGATGGCTCCCTATCTTCAGTAATTTGGAGACTTTATTGCTGAATGAATACTTTTGTATGTCCGATGACCTCAGTGCATTAACTTGTATTCTTGAACACTCACCACTCCTGAAGAAGCTGACTCTTGAACTTTTCTCTCAG AGTTATAAGTATAAAGTGGAAATGAAAGGAAGCTTCAGTCTGATGGAGCGACCAGCTACAATTTCAGAACACCTGAAAATAGTTGAAGTCAAGTGTCAAGCTGTGGATGACAGAGTTCTGAAAGTTTTGAAGTTCCTGTGTACCTTCAACATAC GGGTCATTGTTCTGCAAAAAAAATCAGGTCCCATTGTTTTTGCTCCCTTGAACCATCGGTTGCCTTACACCAATATTCTCCTCATTTGA
- the LOC120697968 gene encoding uncharacterized protein LOC120697968 isoform X2, whose amino-acid sequence MPSLVNAFVGITCNCDDICNKLVDPTSFHCGCEFCVTSGNIGHDYRHSVLLKGLSEARNLDLISAPEMFIFKWDLRWLPIFSNLETLLLNEYFCMSDDLSALTCILEHSPLLKKLTLELFSQSYKYKVEMKGSFSLMERPATISEHLKIVEVKCQAVDDRVLKVLKFLCTFNILARPRTVREAYGTGYVLFFSCHIIHMCVLQTLAWD is encoded by the exons ATGCCATCATTAGTGAATGCATTTGTCGGAATAACCTGCAACTGTGATGATATCTGCAATAAACTAGTGGATCCAACCAGCTTCCACTGTGGTTGTGAGTTCTGTGTTACTTCTGGGAACATTGGTCACGACTATCGTCATTCTGTCCTTCTAAAAGGTTTATCAGAAGCTAGGAATTTGGATTTAATATCTGCACCCGAAATG TTCATTTTCAAATGGGATTTGAGATGGCTCCCTATCTTCAGTAATTTGGAGACTTTATTGCTGAATGAATACTTTTGTATGTCCGATGACCTCAGTGCATTAACTTGTATTCTTGAACACTCACCACTCCTGAAGAAGCTGACTCTTGAACTTTTCTCTCAG AGTTATAAGTATAAAGTGGAAATGAAAGGAAGCTTCAGTCTGATGGAGCGACCAGCTACAATTTCAGAACACCTGAAAATAGTTGAAGTCAAGTGTCAAGCTGTGGATGACAGAGTTCTGAAAGTTTTGAAGTTCCTGTGTACCTTCAACATAC TtgccagaccccgcacagtgcgggaagcctacggcactgggtacgtccTTTTTTTTAGTTGTCATATTATACATATGTGTGTATTACAAACATTAGCATGGGATTAG
- the LOC120700665 gene encoding putative F-box/LRR-repeat protein At3g28410, which yields MRPGQGGKGAVPPAGEGGGGIDMLPDGVLGHILGFLLAPEAVRTCVLARRWRHLWKSATRLRIGCCWDDIATPVEEHREFVDNLLLSRGGLPLDTCEFNFGPVQRNDAPRVNSWLRYAITCKARVIILDVQPEDTEPPIPSALLRLDDQLLVSRHLTRLELVFLDLCNSSFIDFSNCSSLEHLVLEYCEITSAKKISSTP from the coding sequence ATGCGTCCGGGGCAAGGCGGCAAGGGGGCGGTGCCCCCGGcgggcgaaggcggcggcggcatcgacaTGCTTCCGGACGGCGTCCTCGGGCACATCCTCGGCTTCCTGCTGGCGCCGGAGGCCGTGCGGACGTGCGTGCTCGCCCGGCGCTGGCGCCACCTCTGGAAGTCCGCCACCCGCCTGCGCATCGGTTGCTGCTGGGACGACATCGCGACGCCGGTGGAGGAGCACCGCGAGTTCGTGGACAACCTGCTCCTCTCCCGCGGGGGCTTGCCCCTCGATACGTGCGAGTTCAATTTTGGTCCGGTCCAGCGCAACGACGCGCCCCGGGTGAATTCCTGGCTCCGGTATGCTATAACGTGCAAAGCGCGGGTGATCATCCTTGATGTCCAACCTGAGGACACTGAACCTCCAATTCCATCTGCATTGCTTCGGCTTGATGATCAGCTTCTCGTCTCCCGGCACCTGACGAGGCTAGAGCTCGTCTTTCTAGATCTCTGCAACAGTAGTTTCATCGACTTCTCCAACTGCTCGTCTTTGGAGCATCTGGTGTTGGAATACTGTGAAATCACATCGGCCAAGAAGATCTCGTCAACTCCTTGA
- the LOC120697970 gene encoding uncharacterized protein LOC120697970: MPKLRSIFTVLILTLLLLVSVSSGQTATKEGNHEYSLEVAEFASLQSQMQRHGRRVLTDLQDYDYGGSNPKHDPRKKPGNGHSR, from the exons ATGCCTAAACTCAGGTCGATCTTCACCGTTCTCATTTTGACTCTGCTACTATTGGTCAGTGTATCTTCAG GGCAAACCGCAACAAAAGAAGGCAACCATGAATATTCTTTGGAAGTGGCAGAG TTCGCCTCTCTTCAGTCCCAGATGCAGAGACACGGAAGGAGGGTTCTAACGGACCTTCAGGATTACGACTACGGTGGATCCAACCCCAAACATGATCCGCGCAAGAAGCCAGGGAATGGGCACTCCCGGTGA